A stretch of the Haloarcula ordinaria genome encodes the following:
- a CDS encoding phosphoribosylamine--glycine ligase, with product MTRFLFCSLDAALIGDVARQVHEEGHDVRYYVEAKSDREIADGFVPKTDDWRADVDWADVVVLDDIWVGDDVGTGKIAQELRAEGVAVVGGTPNTDRTESDRGYAMEVLQDHGIATLDHREFTDFQAGIEHVEQNPAPYVIKPLGEVQNVKRLLYVGREDDGSDVVDVLRAYEKAWGHRMKGFQLQRRVEGVEIAICGFFDGSEFVEPVNFNFEHKKLFPGNIGPSTGEMGTSMFWSSRNELFDRTLGKLEGWLADEGYVGSIDLNCIVNGSGIYPLEFTPRFGYPTITLQTEAFESPVGDFFDDLAHGRDPDLQVHRGYQVGVRVVLPPFPFDDPKTYDESSRNAAVVFETESRAGIHIEDAKKVDQQWRAAGESGMPLVVTGKGETMQAAREQAYGRIDDIVIPNLYYRDDIGERWTDGDGDRLLVWGYLGPAED from the coding sequence ATGACACGGTTCCTCTTTTGCTCGCTCGATGCCGCACTCATCGGCGACGTCGCCCGACAGGTCCACGAGGAGGGCCACGACGTCCGGTACTACGTCGAGGCCAAGTCCGACCGGGAGATCGCCGACGGGTTCGTACCGAAGACCGACGACTGGCGCGCGGACGTCGACTGGGCCGACGTCGTCGTCCTCGACGACATCTGGGTGGGCGACGACGTGGGAACCGGCAAGATTGCACAGGAGCTGCGCGCCGAGGGCGTGGCCGTCGTCGGCGGGACGCCGAACACCGACCGGACGGAGTCCGACCGGGGATACGCGATGGAGGTGCTGCAGGACCACGGTATCGCCACGCTCGACCACCGGGAGTTCACCGACTTCCAGGCCGGCATCGAGCACGTCGAGCAGAACCCCGCCCCGTACGTCATCAAGCCGCTGGGCGAGGTCCAGAACGTCAAGCGACTGCTCTACGTCGGCCGCGAGGACGACGGCAGCGACGTGGTCGACGTGCTTCGGGCCTACGAAAAGGCGTGGGGCCACCGGATGAAGGGGTTCCAGCTCCAGCGACGGGTCGAGGGCGTCGAGATCGCGATCTGCGGGTTCTTCGACGGGAGCGAGTTCGTCGAGCCGGTCAACTTCAACTTCGAGCACAAGAAGCTCTTCCCGGGTAACATCGGCCCCTCGACCGGAGAGATGGGGACCTCGATGTTCTGGTCGAGCCGGAACGAGCTGTTCGACCGGACCTTGGGCAAGCTGGAGGGGTGGCTCGCCGACGAAGGGTACGTCGGGAGCATCGACCTCAACTGTATCGTGAACGGGTCGGGCATCTATCCGCTGGAGTTCACACCGCGCTTTGGCTATCCGACCATCACCCTCCAGACGGAGGCCTTCGAGTCACCAGTGGGTGACTTCTTCGACGACCTGGCACACGGCCGCGACCCCGACCTGCAGGTCCACCGGGGCTACCAGGTCGGCGTCCGCGTCGTCCTGCCGCCGTTCCCCTTCGACGACCCGAAGACGTACGACGAGAGCTCGCGCAACGCCGCCGTCGTGTTCGAGACCGAGTCGCGGGCGGGTATCCACATCGAGGATGCAAAGAAAGTCGACCAGCAGTGGCGCGCCGCCGGCGAGTCCGGCATGCCGCTGGTCGTCACCGGGAAGGGTGAGACGATGCAGGCCGCTCGCGAACAGGCCTACGGTCGCATCGACGATATCGTCATCCCGAACCTCTACTACCGCGACGACATCGGCGAGCGCTGGACCGACGGCGACGGCGACCGGCTGCTCGTGTGGGGGTATCTCGGGCCGGCCGAAGACTGA
- a CDS encoding SDR family NAD(P)-dependent oxidoreductase — MGSSTAVVTGASRGIGEAVARTLAAAGVHVVVCARNADDIQAVADDIEAEGGAVTAVRADVRDQFDVERLVERAAKVGGTIDALVPNAGIYHGNPGETPLSEESYAAFDDHMRTNARGVFATVREAVPHMAADARIVVPTGAVAREGFPGYGSYAVSKAAAEAIVRGFAVDLAVPIGAVDPGQVSTDLSGDGGRDPQTVAEMVRWALQDLSADELNGQILTWSEFRSATR, encoded by the coding sequence ATGGGAAGCAGCACTGCTGTCGTCACCGGCGCTAGCAGAGGCATTGGCGAGGCGGTGGCGCGGACACTGGCCGCGGCTGGCGTCCACGTCGTCGTCTGTGCGCGGAACGCCGACGATATCCAGGCTGTCGCCGACGACATCGAAGCCGAGGGCGGCGCGGTGACGGCAGTCCGGGCCGACGTCCGGGACCAGTTCGACGTCGAGCGACTGGTCGAGCGCGCGGCCAAGGTCGGCGGCACGATAGACGCGCTCGTCCCGAACGCCGGTATCTATCACGGCAACCCCGGCGAGACGCCGCTGTCCGAGGAGTCGTACGCGGCGTTCGATGACCACATGCGGACGAACGCGCGCGGCGTGTTCGCCACCGTCCGCGAAGCGGTCCCCCACATGGCAGCGGACGCGCGCATCGTCGTCCCGACGGGCGCTGTCGCACGCGAGGGCTTCCCCGGGTACGGGTCGTACGCGGTCTCGAAGGCCGCGGCGGAGGCTATCGTCCGCGGGTTCGCCGTCGACCTGGCGGTCCCCATCGGCGCAGTCGACCCCGGACAGGTGTCGACGGACCTCTCGGGCGACGGCGGCCGAGACCCACAGACGGTGGCCGAGATGGTCCGCTGGGCCCTGCAGGACCTCTCGGCCGACGAACTGAACGGCCAGATCCTCACCTGGAGCGAGTTCCGGTCGGCCACGCGGTAG
- a CDS encoding ZIP family metal transporter yields MANNGVAVFNNSRQISLVGVASVVGLVALSAFAVAAGAEKVLVIAWVAFAAMALGAWLGANADSTSPHRLVWGYGLASGAMITSAAMFLVPQAMGLGAAAGTPRIGGIGIALGVVAGYGTHTIGHRLTHLDTGIDTTTAAISAHALSAGLIIGLVYASMPSLGVLLGLAIVSHKGPAGYAAARRLARNGKSTTGLLLPAAGVGLTAIPMALLPVPEAPAVNAVVFGFAAGIFLHVAMDFLPNCEAGSEIDEACSLHEHSHDLLDELRTHGVGSTVIGAVLVVAAWVLI; encoded by the coding sequence ATGGCTAATAATGGAGTTGCTGTTTTTAATAACAGCCGGCAGATATCCCTGGTCGGCGTCGCCAGCGTCGTCGGACTCGTAGCGCTGTCGGCGTTCGCCGTCGCGGCCGGGGCCGAGAAAGTCCTCGTCATCGCCTGGGTGGCCTTCGCGGCGATGGCGCTGGGCGCGTGGCTCGGCGCGAACGCCGACAGCACGAGCCCCCACCGCCTGGTCTGGGGCTACGGCCTCGCGAGCGGGGCGATGATAACCTCGGCCGCGATGTTCCTCGTCCCGCAGGCGATGGGCCTGGGGGCGGCCGCGGGGACCCCCCGAATCGGCGGCATCGGTATCGCACTCGGCGTCGTCGCCGGGTACGGCACCCACACCATCGGCCACCGCCTGACTCACCTGGACACCGGCATCGACACGACGACGGCAGCCATCTCCGCCCACGCGCTCTCCGCGGGGCTCATCATCGGCCTCGTCTACGCCTCGATGCCGTCGCTTGGGGTCTTGCTGGGCCTCGCCATCGTCTCGCACAAGGGACCCGCGGGCTACGCTGCCGCCCGCAGGCTGGCGCGGAACGGCAAGTCGACGACCGGCCTGTTGCTCCCCGCCGCCGGCGTCGGCCTCACGGCCATCCCGATGGCGCTCCTCCCGGTTCCCGAGGCACCCGCGGTCAACGCCGTCGTCTTCGGCTTCGCCGCCGGGATCTTCCTCCACGTCGCGATGGACTTCCTCCCGAACTGCGAGGCCGGCAGCGAGATCGACGAAGCGTGTTCGCTGCACGAACACTCCCACGACCTCCTCGACGAGCTGCGGACCCACGGCGTCGGGTCGACGGTCATCGGCGCGGTGCTGGTCGTCGCTGCGTGGGTTCTCATATAG
- the gpmI gene encoding 2,3-bisphosphoglycerate-independent phosphoglycerate mutase produces the protein MDAGLIILDGWGLNPDADARDAVAAAETPNFDRYWAEGAHSTLETHGRRVGLPEGQMGNSEVGHLNIGAGRVVKQDSARVSDSIARSRGESPPDDDAEDPPFFENDTVLSAFEHAEDNDGRVHFMGLVSDGGVHSYQDHLHALIELAGERGTDAVSHAFTDGRDTSPTGGEQYLADLEAHAEAYGTGHVATVCGRYYAMDRDQNWERTQRAYDALVHREADHHADDPVAAVTESYDRDVTDEFVEPTTVGDHAGIEDGDATIFFNFRSDRARQLTRMLADVRPEDWGADTEPPAIRLVTMTRYDETFDLPVAFPPNQPENVLGEVLSEAGRTQLRLAESEKYPHVTYFLNGGREVAFDGELREIIESPDVPTYDRQPEMSAPEVTDTAISVIEAEDPDALVLNYANPDMVGHTGEFEAAVAAVEAVDEQLGRLAEAISAAGGHVLVCADHGNADDMGTEDDPHTAHTTNPVPFVYLDPDQTGGDYAARDGGTLADLAPTMLSLMGIDQPSEMTGESLLE, from the coding sequence ATGGACGCAGGGCTCATCATTCTCGACGGCTGGGGGTTGAACCCCGACGCGGACGCCCGTGACGCGGTCGCGGCGGCCGAGACACCGAACTTCGACCGCTACTGGGCCGAAGGCGCCCACTCGACGCTGGAGACACACGGCCGGCGCGTCGGCCTCCCCGAGGGCCAGATGGGGAACTCCGAGGTCGGCCACCTCAACATCGGCGCCGGCCGCGTCGTCAAGCAGGACTCGGCGCGGGTCTCGGACAGCATCGCCCGCTCGCGCGGCGAGTCGCCGCCCGACGACGACGCCGAGGACCCGCCGTTCTTCGAGAACGACACCGTCCTGTCGGCGTTCGAGCACGCCGAGGACAACGACGGTCGGGTCCACTTCATGGGCCTGGTCTCGGACGGCGGCGTCCACTCCTACCAGGACCACCTCCACGCGCTCATCGAACTGGCCGGCGAGCGCGGGACCGATGCCGTCTCCCACGCGTTCACCGACGGACGCGACACCTCACCGACCGGCGGCGAGCAGTACCTCGCCGACCTCGAGGCTCACGCCGAGGCATACGGGACCGGGCACGTCGCCACCGTCTGCGGGCGCTACTACGCGATGGACCGCGACCAGAACTGGGAGCGAACCCAGCGGGCCTACGACGCCCTGGTCCACCGCGAGGCCGACCACCACGCCGACGACCCGGTGGCGGCCGTCACGGAGTCGTACGACCGCGACGTCACCGACGAGTTCGTCGAACCGACGACCGTCGGCGACCACGCCGGCATCGAGGACGGCGATGCCACGATATTCTTCAACTTCCGCTCGGACCGCGCCCGGCAGCTCACCCGCATGCTCGCCGACGTCCGCCCCGAAGACTGGGGGGCCGACACCGAACCCCCGGCCATCCGGCTGGTGACGATGACCCGGTACGACGAGACGTTCGACCTCCCCGTCGCTTTCCCGCCCAACCAGCCCGAGAACGTACTCGGTGAGGTGCTCTCCGAAGCCGGCAGGACCCAGCTGCGCCTCGCGGAGTCGGAGAAGTACCCTCACGTCACCTACTTCCTCAACGGCGGCCGCGAGGTGGCGTTCGACGGCGAACTGCGCGAGATAATCGAGAGTCCGGACGTGCCGACCTACGACCGCCAGCCCGAGATGAGCGCCCCCGAGGTGACGGACACCGCCATCTCGGTCATCGAGGCCGAGGACCCCGACGCCCTGGTGCTCAACTACGCGAACCCGGACATGGTGGGTCACACCGGCGAATTCGAGGCGGCCGTCGCGGCCGTGGAGGCCGTCGACGAGCAGCTGGGTCGCCTGGCCGAGGCCATCTCCGCGGCCGGCGGTCACGTCCTCGTCTGTGCCGACCACGGCAACGCCGACGACATGGGGACCGAAGACGACCCCCATACCGCCCATACGACGAACCCCGTTCCGTTCGTCTATCTCGACCCCGACCAGACCGGCGGTGACTATGCGGCCCGCGACGGCGGGACACTCGCCGACCTCGCGCCGACGATGCTCTCACTGATGGGTATCGACCAGCCCAGTGAGATGACCGGCGAGTCGCTCCTCGAGTAG
- the cruF gene encoding bisanhydrobacterioruberin hydratase — protein MADVLGWSVPETRPEATERLDALVREHRFTIAVVFPLVGAVTLLASAEGLLPPPLAFNPFFVLFGTLVMRLPLIAGAFPLITRKAAAALLALTAYAYGIELVGVRTGWPYGDFSYGVDLGPMLFGEVPLGLPIFFFPLVLNSYLLVILLLGRRAASTSIRLLATLSTVLLVDLVLDPGAVSIGFWAYEVQQFYGVPWTNYQGWLLSGTVAVVLFDVGFERAGLRQRLEECEFMLDDLVSFVVLWGSINLYYANWIPVALAALLGAGLLLTDRFDFDLSETRVGRTVLR, from the coding sequence ATGGCTGACGTGCTGGGGTGGTCGGTGCCAGAGACCCGACCGGAGGCGACCGAACGGCTCGACGCGCTGGTCCGCGAGCACCGCTTCACCATCGCCGTCGTCTTCCCGCTGGTCGGCGCGGTGACGCTGCTGGCGAGCGCCGAGGGCCTGCTCCCGCCCCCGCTCGCGTTCAACCCCTTCTTTGTCCTCTTCGGGACGCTCGTAATGCGCCTCCCGCTGATTGCCGGCGCCTTCCCGCTGATAACCCGGAAGGCCGCCGCTGCGCTGCTCGCGCTGACGGCTTACGCCTACGGCATCGAACTCGTCGGGGTCCGGACCGGCTGGCCCTACGGCGACTTCTCCTACGGCGTCGACCTCGGACCGATGCTGTTCGGCGAGGTGCCTCTCGGACTCCCCATCTTCTTCTTCCCGCTGGTGTTGAACAGCTACCTCCTGGTCATCCTCCTGCTCGGGCGGCGCGCCGCCTCGACGTCGATTCGCCTGTTGGCCACGCTGTCGACGGTGCTACTGGTCGACTTGGTGCTGGACCCTGGTGCCGTGAGCATCGGTTTCTGGGCCTACGAGGTCCAGCAGTTCTACGGCGTCCCGTGGACGAACTACCAGGGGTGGCTCCTCTCTGGGACCGTCGCTGTCGTCCTCTTCGACGTCGGCTTCGAGCGGGCCGGCCTCCGACAGCGCCTCGAGGAGTGTGAGTTCATGCTCGACGACCTGGTGAGCTTCGTCGTCCTCTGGGGCAGCATCAACCTCTACTACGCCAACTGGATTCCGGTCGCGCTGGCGGCCCTGCTCGGTGCGGGACTGCTCCTGACCGACCGCTTCGACTTCGACCTCTCGGAGACGCGCGTCGGCCGGACCGTCCTCCGATAG
- a CDS encoding DUF368 domain-containing protein, translating to MTTTPDGATESLPTLRGSIPPVREWAKTFAIGLCMGAADGVPGVSGGTIALIAGIYERLIAAVTAVTPKRVVELLRSLTPLDGGISGRGALAILEEFDVWFIVALLGGIVSAIVVVTRIIHVANQETPALLFGFFFGLIAASAVILLRALSVGTGLQALAGVVGVVVAFLLSGPISFLDGGGLLVVFLAGAVGVSAMILPGISGSLLLVILGQYTRMSTTLTTFVDSLLGLATGGSVARVVESGTVVVTFVLGGLVGLFTISRVIRRALEWRRRGTLAFLVGLVVGALRAPVQRVAESPGFSQDVTLAFAGAAVVGVVVLLALEWYAVDLDLDSV from the coding sequence ATGACTACCACTCCCGACGGGGCGACGGAGTCGCTGCCGACGCTCCGCGGGTCGATACCCCCGGTTCGCGAGTGGGCCAAGACGTTCGCCATCGGCCTCTGTATGGGTGCCGCCGACGGCGTTCCCGGCGTCTCGGGCGGGACCATCGCGCTCATCGCCGGCATCTACGAACGACTCATCGCGGCGGTGACGGCGGTGACCCCCAAACGCGTCGTCGAACTGCTGCGTTCGCTGACGCCGCTGGACGGCGGTATCTCCGGTCGCGGCGCGCTCGCCATCTTAGAGGAGTTCGACGTCTGGTTTATCGTCGCGCTGCTTGGCGGCATCGTCAGCGCCATCGTGGTCGTCACGCGCATCATCCACGTCGCGAACCAGGAGACGCCGGCGCTCCTCTTTGGCTTCTTCTTCGGCCTCATCGCCGCGTCGGCAGTTATTCTCCTGCGCGCGCTCAGCGTCGGGACCGGGCTGCAGGCGCTCGCGGGCGTCGTCGGCGTCGTCGTCGCCTTCCTGCTCTCGGGGCCGATCTCCTTCCTCGACGGCGGTGGCCTCCTCGTCGTCTTCCTCGCCGGTGCGGTGGGCGTCAGCGCCATGATTCTCCCGGGCATCTCCGGGTCGCTCCTGCTGGTCATCCTCGGGCAGTACACCCGGATGTCGACGACACTCACGACGTTCGTCGACAGCCTGCTCGGGCTGGCCACCGGCGGGTCGGTCGCGCGGGTCGTCGAGTCGGGAACCGTCGTCGTGACGTTCGTCCTCGGCGGTCTCGTGGGGCTGTTCACTATATCGCGGGTCATCCGGCGGGCGCTGGAGTGGCGGCGGCGAGGGACGCTCGCTTTCCTGGTGGGACTCGTCGTCGGCGCGCTGCGCGCCCCCGTCCAGCGGGTCGCGGAGTCGCCGGGCTTCTCGCAGGACGTCACGCTCGCGTTCGCCGGCGCGGCCGTCGTCGGCGTCGTCGTCCTCCTGGCGCTGGAGTGGTACGCCGTCGACCTGGACCTCGACTCGGTCTGA
- a CDS encoding transcription factor S, which translates to MQFCDDCGSMMHGDGDEMVCQSCGARVEKDADRAAAFVTTDEQSDDDVIETEEGANFEGKPTANDVTCDECGHGAAWYTIKQTGSADEPPTRFFKCQDCGHRWREYN; encoded by the coding sequence ATGCAGTTCTGCGACGACTGCGGGTCGATGATGCACGGGGACGGTGACGAGATGGTCTGTCAGTCCTGTGGGGCCCGGGTAGAGAAGGACGCCGACCGGGCCGCCGCGTTCGTCACGACGGACGAGCAGAGTGACGACGACGTCATCGAGACGGAGGAAGGCGCCAACTTCGAGGGCAAACCCACCGCCAACGACGTGACGTGTGACGAGTGTGGGCACGGCGCGGCGTGGTACACCATCAAGCAGACCGGGTCGGCCGACGAACCGCCGACGCGCTTCTTCAAGTGCCAGGACTGTGGCCACCGCTGGCGAGAGTACAACTAA
- a CDS encoding prenyltransferase — protein sequence MSTVTDKLTEVVPSEESRVGYLLRLSRPRFWLYLGGPVVVAVAYAADGPGELFSPLAVALFLYFTLPANVFLYGVNDVFDADVDEHNPKKDEGREVSYQGDRVALAIVVLSGVLALAFVPWLPPLGILALLAWAALSVEYSAPPFRFKTTPFLDSLSNGLYILPGVVAYAAIEGVAPPATAVAGAWLWTMGMHTFSAIPDIEPDREAGIQTTATFLGESNTYYYCVMTWLLAAFVFTYTHWAFGLVLLLYPALVFGILAIGVDIDEAYWWYPAINTLVGMVFTLGGLWVMLYG from the coding sequence ATGAGTACCGTCACCGACAAACTGACCGAGGTCGTGCCCTCCGAGGAGTCGCGCGTGGGCTACCTGCTTCGGCTGTCGCGACCCCGGTTCTGGCTCTACCTGGGCGGCCCGGTCGTCGTCGCCGTCGCCTACGCCGCCGACGGCCCGGGCGAGCTGTTCTCGCCGCTCGCCGTGGCGCTGTTCCTCTACTTCACGCTCCCGGCGAACGTCTTCCTCTACGGCGTCAACGACGTCTTCGACGCCGACGTGGACGAGCACAACCCGAAGAAAGACGAGGGGCGGGAGGTCAGTTACCAGGGTGACCGGGTGGCGCTCGCCATCGTGGTCCTCTCGGGCGTCCTGGCGCTGGCGTTCGTCCCGTGGCTCCCGCCGCTGGGCATCCTGGCCCTGCTCGCCTGGGCGGCCCTCTCCGTGGAGTACTCGGCCCCGCCGTTCCGCTTCAAGACGACGCCGTTCCTCGACTCGCTCTCGAACGGGCTGTACATCCTTCCAGGCGTCGTCGCCTACGCCGCCATCGAGGGGGTCGCACCGCCTGCGACGGCGGTGGCCGGCGCGTGGCTCTGGACGATGGGGATGCACACGTTCTCGGCGATTCCCGACATCGAACCCGACCGCGAGGCGGGCATCCAGACGACGGCGACGTTCTTGGGCGAGTCCAACACCTACTACTACTGCGTGATGACCTGGCTGCTGGCCGCGTTCGTGTTCACCTACACCCACTGGGCGTTCGGGCTCGTCCTCTTGCTGTACCCCGCGCTCGTCTTCGGTATCCTCGCTATCGGTGTCGACATCGACGAGGCCTACTGGTGGTACCCGGCTATCAACACGCTCGTCGGGATGGTGTTCACGCTGGGCGGCCTGTGGGTGATGCTGTATGGCTGA
- the crtD gene encoding carotenoid 3,4-desaturase, whose amino-acid sequence MNHLSDVDVLVVGGGFGGLSAACYLADAGADVHLLEKNEQLGGRASRLEADGFRFDMGPSWYLMPDVFERFFAYFGREPSDYYDLQRLDPHYRIFFKDGDRLDVNGDHDEMREKFEAYEPGAGQAFDDYLATSERHYETAMNKFVYEDRSSLRDWVDLDVMTAAPVGLQLIGSMQGHVEDYFEHPKLQQIMQYTLVFLGGSPKNTPALYNMMSHVDFNLGVYYPEGGIGAVVDALVELGEEMGATYQTDAEVDEIDRRRDGFLVETVDGEQFDPDRVVVNADYGHAEQELLPEHERQYDEDYWDSRTYAPSAFLLYMGVEGDVDPLAHHTLVLPTDWEPHFDAIFEDPAWPDNPAYYCCVPSETDDTVAPEGHSNLFVLVPIASGLHDGDAIREEYREKVLADIAANTGVDLRDRIVFEKQFAVSDFGERYNASEGTALGLAHTLRQTALLRPNNRSSAVDGLYFTGSFTTPGIGMPMCLISGEHTAEALIEDVD is encoded by the coding sequence ATGAATCACCTCTCCGACGTGGACGTGCTCGTCGTCGGCGGTGGGTTCGGCGGTCTCTCCGCTGCCTGCTACCTCGCCGACGCCGGCGCGGACGTCCACCTCCTCGAGAAAAACGAGCAGCTCGGGGGCCGCGCCTCCCGACTCGAGGCCGATGGTTTCCGCTTCGATATGGGTCCGTCGTGGTATCTGATGCCCGACGTCTTCGAGCGCTTCTTCGCGTACTTCGGTCGGGAACCGAGCGACTACTACGACCTCCAGCGGCTGGACCCCCACTACCGCATCTTCTTCAAGGACGGCGACCGACTCGACGTCAACGGCGACCACGACGAGATGCGCGAGAAGTTCGAGGCCTACGAACCCGGGGCCGGTCAGGCCTTCGACGACTACCTCGCGACGAGCGAGCGCCACTACGAGACGGCGATGAACAAGTTCGTCTACGAGGACCGCTCCAGTCTGCGTGACTGGGTCGACCTGGACGTGATGACCGCCGCACCGGTCGGCCTGCAGCTCATCGGCTCGATGCAGGGCCACGTCGAGGACTACTTCGAGCACCCGAAGCTCCAGCAGATCATGCAGTACACGCTCGTGTTCCTCGGTGGCTCCCCGAAGAACACGCCGGCGCTGTACAACATGATGAGCCACGTCGACTTCAACCTCGGCGTCTACTACCCCGAAGGCGGTATCGGGGCCGTCGTCGACGCACTGGTCGAACTAGGCGAGGAGATGGGCGCCACCTACCAGACCGACGCCGAGGTCGACGAAATCGACCGCCGACGCGACGGCTTCCTCGTCGAGACGGTCGACGGCGAGCAGTTCGACCCCGACCGGGTGGTCGTGAACGCCGACTACGGCCACGCCGAACAGGAACTGTTGCCCGAACACGAACGGCAGTACGACGAGGACTACTGGGACAGTCGGACCTACGCCCCCTCTGCCTTCCTCCTCTACATGGGCGTCGAGGGCGACGTCGACCCGCTGGCTCACCACACGCTCGTCCTCCCGACCGACTGGGAGCCACACTTCGATGCTATCTTCGAGGACCCGGCCTGGCCAGACAACCCGGCGTACTACTGCTGTGTCCCCTCCGAGACGGACGACACCGTCGCCCCCGAGGGCCACTCGAACCTCTTCGTCCTGGTCCCCATCGCATCCGGTCTGCACGACGGCGACGCCATCCGCGAGGAGTACCGCGAGAAGGTGCTCGCCGATATCGCCGCCAACACCGGCGTCGACCTGCGTGACCGCATCGTCTTCGAGAAGCAGTTCGCCGTCTCGGACTTCGGCGAGCGCTACAACGCCAGCGAGGGCACGGCACTCGGACTGGCCCACACGCTCCGCCAGACGGCGCTCCTGCGCCCGAACAACCGCTCGTCGGCCGTCGACGGCCTCTACTTCACCGGGTCGTTCACGACGCCAGGCATCGGGATGCCGATGTGCCTCATCAGCGGCGAACACACCGCCGAGGCGCTCATCGAGGACGTCGACTGA
- a CDS encoding DUF7553 family protein, which produces MTRDELATASDLLESAADDTENDDARERLASLADQLERLATADRGPDHGRLARIQSALADLEAGDGADVAATLEDADDQLNEYRSDLEGV; this is translated from the coding sequence ATGACCCGCGACGAACTCGCGACGGCGAGCGACCTGCTCGAATCGGCTGCCGACGACACCGAAAACGACGACGCCCGCGAACGACTGGCGAGCCTGGCCGACCAGCTCGAACGGCTCGCGACGGCCGACCGGGGCCCCGACCACGGGCGACTCGCGCGCATCCAGTCGGCCCTCGCAGACCTGGAAGCCGGCGACGGTGCCGACGTCGCGGCGACGCTCGAAGACGCCGACGACCAGCTCAACGAGTACCGCTCGGACCTCGAAGGCGTCTGA
- a CDS encoding HalOD1 output domain-containing protein has product MSREYPSRDEQVGHTDDEQSELAEREVVDASAWTDQRATDESGVVRRPDAEPAPSASMAVLDALADWYGARKLDIHPPLYESIDPESLDRFLASSDGQVEFRHRDATVTVDHQQNVSIASAQGE; this is encoded by the coding sequence ATGTCAAGGGAATATCCAAGCAGAGACGAACAGGTAGGGCATACGGACGACGAGCAGTCGGAACTGGCGGAACGGGAGGTCGTCGACGCCAGTGCTTGGACGGACCAGCGAGCAACCGACGAGAGCGGCGTGGTGCGGCGACCCGACGCAGAGCCCGCTCCATCCGCGAGTATGGCGGTCCTCGACGCACTGGCCGACTGGTACGGTGCCCGGAAACTCGACATCCACCCGCCGCTCTACGAGAGTATCGACCCGGAGTCCCTCGACCGGTTCCTGGCGTCGTCCGACGGGCAAGTCGAGTTCCGCCACCGCGACGCGACCGTCACCGTCGACCACCAGCAGAACGTGTCCATCGCTTCCGCGCAAGGCGAGTAA
- a CDS encoding helix-turn-helix domain-containing protein, which translates to MLITDLTIAHPILGASLHRLSGIELEWQETYTQQDRPTQMLFWVEGDSFDAVESAIAEATMVENPTVFAQLDDRRLYRVDFNDEGSSVNLMGEFMQVGAVLEAARGDDEGWHCRIRFPAREAYHHVYDFCTSHDITVHIDRVWERRAGEPGDGLALTDAQRETLIAAVESGYLDIPRGCSLEELGEQLGISRSATSERFRRGVKNLVLESL; encoded by the coding sequence ATGCTGATAACCGACCTCACCATCGCACACCCCATCCTCGGTGCGTCGCTCCACCGTCTCTCGGGCATCGAGCTCGAATGGCAGGAGACCTACACACAGCAGGACCGACCGACTCAGATGCTGTTCTGGGTCGAGGGCGACTCGTTCGATGCCGTCGAGTCGGCCATCGCCGAGGCGACGATGGTCGAGAACCCGACCGTGTTCGCGCAACTGGACGACCGTCGGCTCTATCGCGTCGACTTCAACGATGAGGGGAGTTCGGTCAATCTGATGGGCGAGTTCATGCAGGTCGGCGCTGTCCTGGAGGCCGCTCGCGGTGACGACGAGGGTTGGCACTGCCGGATCCGGTTCCCGGCCCGCGAGGCCTACCACCACGTCTACGACTTCTGTACGTCACACGACATCACAGTCCACATCGACCGAGTGTGGGAACGACGGGCCGGCGAACCCGGCGACGGACTGGCGCTGACCGACGCCCAGCGCGAGACGCTCATCGCCGCCGTCGAGAGCGGATATCTCGACATCCCCCGGGGCTGTTCGCTCGAAGAGCTGGGCGAGCAACTGGGTATCTCCCGGAGTGCGACCTCCGAGCGGTTCCGTCGCGGGGTGAAGAACCTCGTCCTGGAGTCGCTCTGA